From the genome of Xylocopilactobacillus apis:
TACAAAAAAGCATTTCTTCACAAAAAGAAGCTCCTGCCGAGTTTTAATTTGATCTGCGAATTGAATAAAAACTGATGCTTCATCTTCTCTTTTGTTTTCAATACATGAAGACAGGAGGTTATCGATTATTGTCAGTAAAGCTTCTTGAATCTTTAAATCTTGATTATCCTTAAATTTCTTAATAATTCTTTTTGAAATAATCAGATTGTCTTCTAAATCATAAATACTCATGCAATTGGCATATAACCCAAGGCTCGTTGTATCAAGTCCTGAATAGTTAAAAATTTTCTCTTTAATTTCAGCTTTCTCAGCTTCTGATAACTTTTCGGTACTTTCATCCATCTCAGAAACATAAATCTTAATCAGCAATAGTAAGATATCGTGGCTATATATCACTCTCTTCAACCATTCTTTTAATTTTCTTCAGCTCTTTAACATCATGCCGATAAGTCGCTTCAGCAATCAAATGTTGAATGACCTCATTATCATCTTGATCTTTTTTATCTTCATAATTCAGTTCACTAAAAAATCCGAGTACTAACACGTCATTTTTACGAAGAATTTCCAGCAGATCCTCAGGCTGTTATGCGATGCTGATTCTTCTCAACTTTTGCATAATAAGAAGGACTTACGACGTCTTTTGCCCACTCTCCTTGGGTCTTAACATTTTAAATTCGATACTTTTTTAACAGTTCGCCAATCGTCATATTTCCTCCCAATTGTCGAATACGCCATTTTCTGCCGACCAACATTCATTCGCGATTTAATAATTACATCAATTAATTATACACGGAGGAATTAAATTATGAATATTTTTGCAAAAGCCCCTTTTAAAAAACGTTTGAATCAAAACCCATTTCATGGTCACTTCTGTTATCACAGTTATCGCGAGTCTCAATTAAGAGCCGAAATGATAAAGTCTAATCGCATTTTTCCAAAGTATTTATAAAAATGGCTGAAGGAGAACAAAATCATGAATATCTTCATTAAAAACAAAAACTTTCGCAAATTTTCTTTAGCCAGTATGTTATCAAGTGCTGGAGATATCTTGTTTTATCTAGCTTTAATGACCTACGCCAGCAAGTTAAAAAACTACTCGCTTGCGTTATCACTAATTGCCATCTCTGAATCAATTCCGAAAATTCTTGATAGCGTTGGTGGGTATCTTGCCGATCGAACCAAAAACAAATTTAAGAATTTAGTCTTATTCGCCGTCATCAGATTTCTTTTATACCTGACAGTTGGAATCTTATTTGCTCAAAACATCAATGGCTGGAACTTAGTCATGATTGTCATTGTTATCAACTTCATCTCAGATTTAATTGGTTCTTATTCTGGCGGTTTACAAACTCCCGTAATTGTAAACATCGTCGGAGTTGACGAAGTAGCTGAGGCCAACGGTTTTACCGGCGGGGTTAATCAAATTATCTCGATGATTGCCCAATTCGTTGGCTCAGGATTACTTTTGTTCATGTCCTATTCATCCCTTGCAATTGTTAACGCCTTTACATTCCTTGCAGCAGGAATGCTCTTTGGACTCGTGGGACTTCAAACCAAAAAAGATATAGCTATCACCGAACAGCCTACGATAAACCAACAGGGCTATTTTTCCACCATGCTTGACGCTTTTAAACAAGTAAAAAAGGCCAAAGGATTAATGACCACGGTCTTAACCCTTGCCCTTCTAAATGGAATTCTTGGCAGTATTGAACCCTTAATCTCAATAGTTACAGCCGGCAGCCGCAAAACGATGATTGTTTTTAATTATAGTTTTACAATTGCCTTAATCGGTGCAACTCTTGCTTGCGGCATGGCTCTCGGGAGTATCGTTGGCCCTCAAGTATTTAAAAAGACTTCCCTCATCATGCTATCAGTAGTAGCTAGTGTAATTTGTATTATTACTGCAATCGTCGTTCTATTAAAAAATATTTTCTTTATTATGCCCGTTCTATTTGTTTTAGGAGTGACTGTCGGAACAATTAATCCAAAATTAACTCAATGGTTAGTAACTACTGTTGATCGAACCATCCTCTCGTCATCAATTGGACTTCTAAATACAATTTTATTAATCATTACCCCGATCATGACCACAATTTTTACCACTATCTCAGGCATCTTTAATATTAACTATGCGCTATATGCTGTACTGTTTACTGCCTGCATCATTTTATTAATTACTTTAAATCTACTTCGCCAAAAAAAAGAAGCCATTTAATGCTTCTTTATTTTCGTTTAAAAAGAATTTGGGTGGATTTAAAAGAAATTACCGCTAAATTTTTTGTTGTTTTTAATAGAACCTTCCTTAATTCTGGATCGACATCTTTAAGATTGTTCAAGACCGAAATGGCTTTGGAAAACCAATTTTTCTTTAATTCTGTCATTGAAGTGCTATCAGTGGAAGTTATCAGTTCATAAAGCGCATTGATAAAGATCTCTTTGTTGTCATCCTCGATCAAATCCACAATTTCACTTGTCGCACCACTTACATACTGAGAAAACTCATCCGGCGCATCAAGTCTAACGAAACTCCTGCCTGTTACTTGCCAAGTGAATAAGTTATGCTGTCGAAATCCTTTCGCATCGCTTTTAACAACTTGAAATTTATTATCCGGATCAAGCAGCCTTCCTACAATTGAAGACTGCGGGATAAACTTGAAAATTTTATCATTAATTTTAATCGAACTTTTATCCTTGCCAAAACCCGGACCGTCAAAATTAAAAATCTTTTCAATGAGTTGTTGAAGCTCTTCTTCAGCGTGTACCCCTGCATAAACTGCAACGTTGCCGCCTTTAGAATGCCCGCCAAGAAAAAATGTACCTGAATACTTTTGACTGATTTTTTTAAAATATTTCAAACCCGATATCTGCGAAGGCACGGTCTTTTGATAAGACATATTGAGATCTTCTTTAAGCCCAAGAATTGAAGAGTCTGTTCCTCCAAAAGCCAAAAAATACAAATCTGGACTTAATTGAAAAGTTATTGCCGAGAACTGCTGCTCAGTTTTTTTATTCACCAAATTAAGGTAATCAGACCACGAAATCTGACCATACCTTTTACTCCCAGCAACATCAGATACCAATTGTTCGCTGTCAACTGGAAACCAGGTATCTTCAGCTGCCGCTTTAATTAAATCTTCCTGACCTTTTAAATCAGAGAACTGCGAAAATTCATTTTTCGTAAACTGAGTAAAATCTAAATACGATATCTGCGATAAAATTGCAGCATCTAATTCATTAAACGGTTCATCAACAAAAGTTTTATCTCCATAACTTGTAAGGTAAGAAATAATATTTGACATTTTACATGCGTCCTCAAGAATGATTAAATCTATTGTCACACAAATTTTCTGATCATGAAAAAAATTAAAGAATAATTATAAATAATTTTCTACTTTTTAAAAATAATCGATAAAAAATGTTTATATTACACTTTCGGGTCAAAAATATCTCTTAAACCATCAGCAGCAAAATTGAATGCCAGCATTAACACACACAACACCAAAGCTGGCTCCCACATCTGATAAGGAAGGAAACGAAAAGCCTTCTGCCCGTCTGACAAAAGTGTCCCTAAAGAAGCATTTGGTGCAGGAATACCGATTCCAATAAAGCTTAGAAATGCTTCAAAGAAAATTGCACTCGGAATTGAGAACATCGTTTGAATAATAATCGTTGAAGAAAGATTAGGAATCAGATGTTTAAAAGTAAGTCGAAGCGGCGAGATTCCCATAGTTAGAGCAGCCTGCAGGTACTCCTGCTGCCTTAAATGAAGCGTCTGACCACGAATCAATCGTGCCATCGGAATCCAGCCGGTAAAAACAATCGATAGAATTATTGAACTTAGTCCCGGTTTCAAAACTAACATCAATAAAATAGCAATAATCATTTTAGGAACTGCTGAAATAATTTCAATCAGTCGCTGTAAAACGATATCAACAGTTCCACCCAACCAACCGGAAATAATTCCATAAGGCAGACCGATCGCCAGATCAACAAGTGCCGCTAAAAAAGCAATTATTAAAGATAATCTTGTACCATAAAGAATTCGAGCAAATAGATCACGACCCAGATAGTCAGTTCCTAAAATGTAAGTTCTGTTCTTGGGTATTTTATTTTCTTTGTATGCATCAACTACCTTGCCATTTGCATTTTTCATTTTTCCTCGAAACCCCGGAATATTAACGCCTGCAATTCTGGGTGGTAAATTGGAATTGTCAGGATTTTGCTGATTCGGATCACGAGGAGAAATAATGGGTGCTGCAAAAGCCAAGCAGATCATTATTACTAAAACTATCAGAGCAATAAGTGCTCCTTTATTTTGTTTTATCCTTGAAAAGGATGTCGTTGAAGAAGGAATGTTTTGGTCAAATGAAGCAAAAGAAAAATCTTCTGCATTTATTTTCTTATCCGACACTTTCGATTCCTCCTGTATCACCTAATCGTATCCGTGGATCTGCAAGCGAATAAAGAACATCTGTGATCAGCAGCATACTCATAAATATTACAGAATACAAAATGGTTAGCCCCATTATCGTCGGATAATCATTGGTCATAATTGATTTAACGAATTGTTCCCCGATCCCGGGAATCGAAAAGATATTTTCTACCACCATTGAGCCTGTTAGGATATTGGCAGTTAATGGCCCGATGATTGTTATTACTGGAATCAACGAATTTCTAAGCGCATGTTTTGTCACGACCTGCCAGTTGCTATCACCTTTTGCAACCGCTAATTCAAGGTAGTCACTTTTTAAAACATCAACCATTTCAGTTCGAGTAAACCGAGCAATATGAGCGAGCGGTGAAACTGCTAATGCTAACGATGGCAAAACGCTTGAGCGCCAACCCTCCCATAAAGCAATTGGAAATATTTTCATTTTAAAAGCTAAATAAAACTGTAGGATAACACCCAAAACAAAACTAGGAACCGAAATTCCCAAAATTGAAATAAAAGTTGCAAGTCGATCGACCCAAGTATTGTAATGAATGGCCGCTAGCGAACCCAAAATAATTCCAAGAACTGAACCAATGATTAACGCTTGTGCTCCAATTAACAGTGACGGTTGCAGACGTGAACTTATCAAAGAAATAACGGGCTGATTCTCAAATTGAAAAGATGTTCCAAAATCTCCATGCAGTAAATTCGACAGATAAGTTAAATATTGCTGCCAAACAGGCTGATCTAAGCCATACTGCTTTTTCATGATTGTTAACTGGGCTGCTGTTAACTTTTCTTGATTAGTAAAAGGCGTCCCCGGCAGCATTTTCATCATAAAAAACGTCACAGTAATAACAATGAATAGTGCTAAAAGCAGGTACAAAATGCGTTTAGCAAGATATTTAGCCATATCGACCCCTTAAATTATTTACTTGCCTCTACACTCGCCATGTCATAGACACTATTAGGACTAAGTGTAAAACCAGTCATTCCTTTCTTCGTCAGCCATGCACCAGCTGGTTGAAAAAGCGAGATTACTGGCTGTTCTTCATTCAATAAATCTTGTGCTGCCAATAAATCTTTCCAACGAGCGGTCGGATTATTCGCATCTTCCGACGAACTCTTTTTGACTAAAGCATCATATTTTGAATTACTCCACTTGCCATAATTAAATGAAGAATTTGTCGTTAACAAATCCAAGAAATTGATTGGATCGGGAAAATCAGCAGCAGTTGGAGCTGCCACAATATCAAAATCACCAGAATTTTGGCGCATCATCCGGCTCTTGGTTGGAACATTGCGTAAGGTAATTTTTAATCCTTGCAATTGTTCCAACTGGTTCTGCAAAAATTCACTCTGAGCTTTAAACATCCCCATATCATCTGCTAAAAGTTCAATATTAATCGTTTTACCTTGATTACCAGTCTCTTTTAATCCTTCCTGCCAAAGTTTCTTCGCTTTAGTAGGGTTATATTTTCCGTATTTAGCAGCCGATGAACTAGTTTCTGATGCAAAATCTTTTGAAGGATTTTTCGGATCAAATGACATTCCTTTTGGCGTAAAAGAGTAAGTTAACCCTGAACCGCCACCAAGTACCTTATCTACTAATTGCTTGCGGTTAATAGATAAAGAGAGTGCTTGGCGGATTTTTGTATTTTTCAACAACGGTACTTTTTTAAGATTAGGCGTAAGGTAATAAGTTGCATTTTTCTTCGCTAATTCAAAATCTGGAGAATCCTTCATTTGACGAATCAGACTGCCTGAAATCATCACTCGATCCAAATTATTGTTCTGATAAAGATTTAGAGATGTCGTTGGATCTTTAACTACTTGATACTGAATCTTATCAGTTTTGACATTTTTAGCATTCCAATAACGGTTATTCTTTTGCTCAGTCCATGTATTATCCGATCCGTTCCAAGAATTTAAAACATAAGGTCCATTAAATAAAATAGTTTTTGAACTTGTCCCATATTGATTACCCCATTTTTTAACCATTTTTTGATTCTGAGGATAAAACGGAACGCAAGCCAGTAATTGATTAAAATATGGAAGAGGTTTTTCTAATGTAACTTGTAAAGTTCGTTGATTGAGTGCTTTGATCCCTAAAGAAGTAACTGGCTTTTTACCCGCAGTAATTTCAGCAGCATTTTTAATTCCATTATAAAGATAAGCATTTTGTGATTTAGCTTCTGGATCGACCGCCTTTCTCCATGCTCCAACAAAATCAGACGAAGTGACTGCTTCTCCATTACTCCATCTCGCATTTTTACGAATTTTAAAAGTATAAGTCAATCCTTTATTGGTGGGTTTAACAATTTTTTCAGCCATTGCCGGTTTTAAAGTTGTCGTTTCATAACGATATAAACCATCCATTGTATTAGTTAAATTCTGAGTGGCAACTGGCCCCACACTATGAACAGAATCCATCGTTGGAATTTCATCACGCTCTGCAATCCGAATCATCTCTTTTACTTTTAGCTTAACTTTAGCCGATTTGGCAGTCGAACTGCTTTTAGTAGTTGAAGATTTTGGACTGCAGCCCGTTAAGAATCCAATACTCAACAAGACGCTCATTCCAGCGATCATCACTTTTTTGAACTTCATTACATTTCACCTCTTTTTCATCATGTTTTAATCAGCATAACGAAATTAGAGTTTAATGTACATCGCTTACATTCGATTTAAACTTTTCTTATCTTATTGAGTTTTTATGAAATAAAATTAAACAGTGATAATTAATTAACAAAAAAGCAATTAACTATCATTATTCTGATGTTAATTGCTTCCACTATTTATTAAGGTGTATCATTCACTAATGTGAACATCACTATCGCACCGTATGTCCCAAAACTTGGGATATCACTTGGTTTTGATTTAAAGCTTAACGTCCATGGATAATTCTTAGTGTCCGGCTGGTTATCACTTCTGGTCCCGCTGTAAATGGTCTGCCCTGTTGGCGTCAAATGTGTCGTTGTCCCTGCTGTTGTATCGTGATAATATAACGGATTCCCCCTAATCATTTTTGTCGAATCTGTTGTTAACGTGAACGGCTTCGTTACTGCTGCTTCAATATGCCACTGCTTTGAAATATTGCTGTTGCGGTTGTCGGTTTTCCTTATATTCTGGGCCGTACTCACATACTCCTGATTCTTCAAATACCCCGCATGTGTCCCGAGATCTATGCTCCCAGGAGTCGCTTCTAAAGTCTGAGTTCCTACCTGATCCCACACATACGTCCTCGTATCAGTTCTTGTTGACGATTCATTCATCATTTTAGTTACTGTTGCTTCCGCTCCTTTTGGTTCGTGCGGTGAACCTGCTCCAACCTCACGCCACTGCGGATTAGTTACATAATATACTGGGGTCGGATTATCAACATCATTGATCGCAGCACCAACAGACGGGTTTGATAACATATCCGTGCTGACATAATCTTCAAGAATAAAGTTTGGACCAAATGTAAGCTTCCACAGCTTCGGCGTATTCGCTAACATCCCTTTGCGGTAGCTGCTGTACACCCGCTTCGTGTTGAATTTCGTTAAGTCCAAACTCGTTAACTTGCTGCACCCACTGAACATTGAATTAAAGTTCGCAACTTTTTCGGTGTCAAAATTGCTTACGTTTAACCTTGTGATCTCAGCAC
Proteins encoded in this window:
- a CDS encoding MFS transporter gives rise to the protein MNIFIKNKNFRKFSLASMLSSAGDILFYLALMTYASKLKNYSLALSLIAISESIPKILDSVGGYLADRTKNKFKNLVLFAVIRFLLYLTVGILFAQNINGWNLVMIVIVINFISDLIGSYSGGLQTPVIVNIVGVDEVAEANGFTGGVNQIISMIAQFVGSGLLLFMSYSSLAIVNAFTFLAAGMLFGLVGLQTKKDIAITEQPTINQQGYFSTMLDAFKQVKKAKGLMTTVLTLALLNGILGSIEPLISIVTAGSRKTMIVFNYSFTIALIGATLACGMALGSIVGPQVFKKTSLIMLSVVASVICIITAIVVLLKNIFFIMPVLFVLGVTVGTINPKLTQWLVTTVDRTILSSSIGLLNTILLIITPIMTTIFTTISGIFNINYALYAVLFTACIILLITLNLLRQKKEAI
- a CDS encoding Mbeg1-like protein codes for the protein MSNIISYLTSYGDKTFVDEPFNELDAAILSQISYLDFTQFTKNEFSQFSDLKGQEDLIKAAAEDTWFPVDSEQLVSDVAGSKRYGQISWSDYLNLVNKKTEQQFSAITFQLSPDLYFLAFGGTDSSILGLKEDLNMSYQKTVPSQISGLKYFKKISQKYSGTFFLGGHSKGGNVAVYAGVHAEEELQQLIEKIFNFDGPGFGKDKSSIKINDKIFKFIPQSSIVGRLLDPDNKFQVVKSDAKGFRQHNLFTWQVTGRSFVRLDAPDEFSQYVSGATSEIVDLIEDDNKEIFINALYELITSTDSTSMTELKKNWFSKAISVLNNLKDVDPELRKVLLKTTKNLAVISFKSTQILFKRK
- a CDS encoding ABC transporter permease; the encoded protein is MSDKKINAEDFSFASFDQNIPSSTTSFSRIKQNKGALIALIVLVIMICLAFAAPIISPRDPNQQNPDNSNLPPRIAGVNIPGFRGKMKNANGKVVDAYKENKIPKNRTYILGTDYLGRDLFARILYGTRLSLIIAFLAALVDLAIGLPYGIISGWLGGTVDIVLQRLIEIISAVPKMIIAILLMLVLKPGLSSIILSIVFTGWIPMARLIRGQTLHLRQQEYLQAALTMGISPLRLTFKHLIPNLSSTIIIQTMFSIPSAIFFEAFLSFIGIGIPAPNASLGTLLSDGQKAFRFLPYQMWEPALVLCVLMLAFNFAADGLRDIFDPKV
- the opp3b gene encoding oligopeptide ABC transporter permease; amino-acid sequence: MAKYLAKRILYLLLALFIVITVTFFMMKMLPGTPFTNQEKLTAAQLTIMKKQYGLDQPVWQQYLTYLSNLLHGDFGTSFQFENQPVISLISSRLQPSLLIGAQALIIGSVLGIILGSLAAIHYNTWVDRLATFISILGISVPSFVLGVILQFYLAFKMKIFPIALWEGWRSSVLPSLALAVSPLAHIARFTRTEMVDVLKSDYLELAVAKGDSNWQVVTKHALRNSLIPVITIIGPLTANILTGSMVVENIFSIPGIGEQFVKSIMTNDYPTIMGLTILYSVIFMSMLLITDVLYSLADPRIRLGDTGGIESVG
- a CDS encoding peptide ABC transporter substrate-binding protein, producing the protein MKFKKVMIAGMSVLLSIGFLTGCSPKSSTTKSSSTAKSAKVKLKVKEMIRIAERDEIPTMDSVHSVGPVATQNLTNTMDGLYRYETTTLKPAMAEKIVKPTNKGLTYTFKIRKNARWSNGEAVTSSDFVGAWRKAVDPEAKSQNAYLYNGIKNAAEITAGKKPVTSLGIKALNQRTLQVTLEKPLPYFNQLLACVPFYPQNQKMVKKWGNQYGTSSKTILFNGPYVLNSWNGSDNTWTEQKNNRYWNAKNVKTDKIQYQVVKDPTTSLNLYQNNNLDRVMISGSLIRQMKDSPDFELAKKNATYYLTPNLKKVPLLKNTKIRQALSLSINRKQLVDKVLGGGSGLTYSFTPKGMSFDPKNPSKDFASETSSSAAKYGKYNPTKAKKLWQEGLKETGNQGKTINIELLADDMGMFKAQSEFLQNQLEQLQGLKITLRNVPTKSRMMRQNSGDFDIVAAPTAADFPDPINFLDLLTTNSSFNYGKWSNSKYDALVKKSSSEDANNPTARWKDLLAAQDLLNEEQPVISLFQPAGAWLTKKGMTGFTLSPNSVYDMASVEASK